Within Streptomyces sp. RKAG293, the genomic segment CCGCGAAGACCGCTTCTCGGACCTCCTCGCTGACCTTCGGATCGCCCCCGCCCTCCCGCAGCCAGCGGTCGTCCGCGCAGCCGATCAGCCCGAACCGCCTGCGCGCGTTCTCCCACCGGATCAAGGTGCGATAGCCGACGGCGTCCAGACCCAGCAGTCTTGCCTGCTGCCGGTCCAGGGCCAGCAGCTCGGCCACCTTGGCCAGGCGACGGCTCGTCAGCGTCGTGGTGCCCGGGTCGTACTCGGGCTTCGGCTCTCCCGGCCCTGGCGTCAGCGGATCGCCGCCGCGGAACCCGGTGGCCACCTCCTGCAGGTGGGCCAGCCTGAGCTCGGTGAGCTCCGGCCTGCCCTTCTTCAGATCCTTCACCGTCTTGGCCTGACGGCCACGGTCGGCCCCGCCCGCAGATGTCCGTGAGGACGACCGACAGCCCGGATGGTTGGCCAGGAACCGGAAACTCACCCGCTGCCGTGTGCCGTCGGCTCCGACCAACTGCACCCGCCCCAGGTGCGGCTCACGTTGCGCAACGATCCACTCCGCGCCGTCCAGCACCAGCCCGGCCCCGGGCGAAAGATCCAGCACCGCCGCCGCGTTCATCGCCCCGCCTCCGCGGCCAGGAGCACGGGCGAGCGATCCTCCAGCGGCTCAGTGAGGTCCACCCCCAACTGCCGGAGCCAGAGCAGGTGCAGCAGTTGGGCCCGGGCCACCGGCTCACAGCTCGTCGACGCGGCAAGTTCACCGAAGGTCAAGCCCCGTTCAGCCTGGACGAGCAGAGCAGGCCGCAGCCTCAGCGGATCGGTCCGGATACGTCGCCTCGAGGAGAACGCGTCCAAGGCCGGCCCTGTGTGCTCCCGCCATCGAGCCGCCACCATGTACTGCCAGCCGCAAGCGACGGCGACCTCGGCCGCCGCAGCGAAGGACTCCTGGTCCGCCTCTTTGATCAATCCTTCGGGACGCACGTCGATAAGCCAGACGCCCGAACGCGTCACTACGAGGAAATCCGGCGTGTGATTCCTGCGCTTTCCAGCGGCGATGAAGCCCAGTACCAGCGGCTGCGAGACGACGTGGACCAAGTCTCCGGCGAAGTCCAGAGCGAGCAGCAGCCGGGCCTCTTCCAAGCTCTCCGTCCCGCGATGATGCTCACTGCTGACCATGAACTGAAGCCCCGGACGATGATGCTGCCCTCGCCACCAGGAAAACCAGCGGATCGGATCGCTGTCCATCATCGGCGACTGCACGAGGTCCCGTACGGAGCAGGACATGTGCTCCCGGCCGCTCTGCCACGTCACCGACCACTCACAGGGCCAGCCCTCACCCAGGTCCAAGCCGGGCCTGCCCGCGTCGACGGACACCGCGACGAGAAGGTCATCCCACCTGCAACGATGGGACCACAGAGGCCCTCGAGCAGCCGACTGGACTACCCTGCCGAGCTCAGCGCGTGCTTCAGCCATGACCTCATGGAAGCGTCACGGACCGTCGGCGGCCCCCGGTCTTCGATACTGGTGACAGAAAGGCTGCAAAATGGCCGTTGGTGACAAGCAGAATGCCTCATTGGTGACAACCAGCTTGCTTCACGAGGCCCAAACGGCCAGCTCGCCCCGTCCTGAAGGTGACAACTATCGTGCTTCGGCTCACCCGCCCATCGACCGCGACAAGAGCCCGCTTCCCGACGCCGACCACGACCCTGTCCGCGTCGCCGACGCGCTGCGCCGCAGCCCACACTTCACCGCCGCCGACGCTGACGCCAGCGGCGACACGGTGTGGTTCACCACCGAGGCCGGCATCAACTACAAGCTGACCTTCAAGGACCCGGAGCCCACCGACGACGACCTGCTGCCCGAGCCGGTGCTCACCGAGGCCATCGCCGCAGCGATCCTCAACCACCCCGGCTTCGTCATCGCGAATGCGGACTCGCCGCGCGAGGACACCATCACTATCCAGACCCGCAACCAGGTGCGCCACCTCCTGGTCCTGGACGTCGACCGCGGCAACCTCCTCGCCCCGGAAGACCTGTCCACCCCGGCCGTCGACGTCGCCCTCGCCGCCGACAAGCTGCTCGCCAGCGACCCGAGCGATGCGGAGCGCGCCACGGCCGAACTCCTCAACTACGTGGCCGCCACCTGGGACAAGCAGGACCTCCCGCTGCGCGAGCACGCCCAGGCCGTCGCCCGCACCCTGCGCACCCGGTAGAACCCGATCAGCGCGCAGCCCGACCACGGAAAGAGAAACCATGACCGCCGCATTGCCGCCCATCGACCACGACAAGAGCCCGTTAATCGACGCCGACCACGACGTCGTCCGCATCGCTGATGCGCTGCGCGCCAGCCCGCACATCCGCAGCGTCACCGCCGCGGAACCCGGCGAGGAGACGATCTGGTTCACCGACGACCAC encodes:
- a CDS encoding TnsA-like heteromeric transposase endonuclease subunit, translated to MSVDAGRPGLDLGEGWPCEWSVTWQSGREHMSCSVRDLVQSPMMDSDPIRWFSWWRGQHHRPGLQFMVSSEHHRGTESLEEARLLLALDFAGDLVHVVSQPLVLGFIAAGKRRNHTPDFLVVTRSGVWLIDVRPEGLIKEADQESFAAAAEVAVACGWQYMVAARWREHTGPALDAFSSRRRIRTDPLRLRPALLVQAERGLTFGELAASTSCEPVARAQLLHLLWLRQLGVDLTEPLEDRSPVLLAAEAGR